The genomic window TAATTTAACAAACAATATaatacattgactttttttttcaatagttccatatactgtccagctgaattcaaatatttctggaaagaacaacgcagttatatactgtatgcaaatattatacaatgcataacaatacctttaatttacttagaCTGAAAGAATGTATTATAAAacggaaggaaaacaaagtgatgtagttaaatgtaataaataatgtgatataatatatattataatatatatatatatatataatatatatatatagtatataatagtatatataatataacatataaaatttTTTCCCGGATttctggggtggggggtgggggcaagTGCCTcctcttgcccctatgtgcgggTGCCCATGGAACCAAACCTATTCCACCACCAAGCTTTTCTCTTTTCGGTGCGAAATCAAATTCAAGAGTGGTCAGTATCGCTTCGTTAATTCTTGATCTCTCGTGTAGTATATTGTTAGTTACTAAACTTTCTGACAGTAGTATATAATTCACCTTCAGCTGGTTTCACTGCTAACTCAGCCAACTCAGGTGGCAATATTGCTAACGAAATCTTCTTCAGCTGGCGTATTTAGCAATAACGCCGACTCTGATCAAATTTACATCAGATTTATAACAGTGTTCCACGTTTTCCTGGCGGTGTTTAATACATAAATCCTGTGTAAAAGAGTGATTATAAACTTCAAGATTGATGTATCGAAGAGATAGCAGTCGGATGAAAGACAATGCGAGCATTACcagcaaataaaaggaaaaaaaaattctctgtcaTGTTATCACGCCGCAGCAGACGGTGAAAACAAAGCAATCAATTTGCCTTAATTAAAAGTCCTTTGTGAACAATAACCACTGCCAATGAAGCAATCAGGAACTAAGAGGAATCGCGTTTGAAAGATATGATGAGGGACTCTTCTCATACAATCTAAATTGACCAGACGCGTCATGTTTTTTTATCCGATTGAGTATGTAATCACTTCATTTATCAAGTTTCGTTATGCGCTGCAGAGTATAAAGGCGCCGTCATACTAGCAATGTTTCCGTAGACTTTTTCGTCGACTTTCCAAAAAAGTCGAGGTCATTCTGTACCCTGGTAGTCATACACGTTCTTCGTACGGTGGCTGTCGTCGTCAAAACGCGTAACAAACAGCTTCAGCTGTAACATCCAAGAGTGTTAAACAGAGAGCCATTCGTAATAGTGGGTCGTGCTGCTATGTGTTTCATAGTGTTACATAAAacgaataagtgaaaaaaaattgtctttgggTTCGGCCGTGGTTATTAAAACGACGTGAAAACGAAAGCGTTTATTAGAGACTATGAACGATTAGTAAGATCAAGAAAGTTTTCCCTGAATCGCAAGGTGATTTTTCCACTTTAAACCTTTTAGagaactatcatgcttatggtcccattaGCATCGTCTGTCcctcatatcttcgaccaaaaactgttctgatAACTTTGTCCGCCGTACCTAGATCTCCATCTTTCTTTTGATGACTTGAAAAGCGCGCTCTCCGAGATGTAAAGAAACCATTAAGTCGACGGTAACggtgggttgaattcgatcgctATCGTTTtgaaaattcgtgacgacgacaccagaaaatCGTCTTcgaaacatgaaaagtcgacgtcgtCATAttcaaaagtcgacggaaataTAGCTAGTGTGACAGCGTCTTAGACTGTAAACAGAATTCAGACGCGCAATCCTCTTTCTCGAAGTTAATTAACAGAAGGAATGAGCAAGTGGTCATGCGGTGGAGAAGTCCTTTCTGGTGTAGGACTGCGTTGTTTTgattatatgtaacatatatatatatatatatatatatatatatatatatatatatatatataccaattccTTAAAATTTTATCGCGCCTCTGTGGATCTGACGAATCGAATCATTCTTAAAATCCCTACTTGCTTCTTTACGGCGATTCTCTCGATTTTCAGTCTTAAAAAGgactaaagactctctctctctctctctctctctatgaccaGCTCCTCTTCTCTGCTCTGAGATGGTTTGCCACCTAACCAAACTCTGCATTTAGAAATGCATGAAAATTCGACAGCCGTTTATAATTCTCAAGTCAGTGAGGTTTAGGTTTCGTGGGTCTCTGTGAACACCTGACGTCAATTTGCTCTGTCAGTTTCCTCACTCAGTGACTCAGGTATTCATTACAGAACAGTCGACAAGCTGACAACAGGTCAGTTAATGTGTCCTTTCTAATTACAGGTGCTGCTGACTGCCACAATCCTACGAAGCATGGTCGGGGGTCCGTCACTCTTCTTAACGGCCGTGTTCAGTATGATGATAGACAAAACAGACTTCGAAGCGAGGCCGATGAGACTGGGTCGGGCCGTGAACGTCATCATCGTGGGGAGAAGCACAGGACTCGCCACAGGACTCGTCTACCAAGATCTGCCATTTTGGACTTTGTTCGTGGCTCTCCTTTACTATATCTTGGTCATGTTCGTTGCGACAAAGTTCCTGAAGGAGGTGGCGCCTGAGTTCGAAGGTCGGGTCCCGCCGAGATGCCGGAACTCCTGCGCGGATTTCCTCCATCCCAAAAATGCGTCCGACCTCGTCCTCGTCGCTTTCAAGAAGAGGCCAGGAAGACGTCGAGTCCACCTGCTTCTCATTTTCTTCGTTACCTTTTTCCTGTTGTGTTCTCCTCCGAGTTTTTTGCCAGAATGGGAGACGACCTACCTGGGCTGGGACTCGCTTCAGGTTATAATAGTTTCGGCAGCATTCATCATCGGTGGACAGGTGagtcttgaaaactaagcgaaaGTTTCTGTAAATTAAAACTTCATGCGCGGATGATTCCACAATATCATAAGATTATTGAGTAACagataaaattcatataattgACAAAATACTCGAAACACTGATATCAATATTAGGGTCACCATTAGATACTACCTTTATTTAGCATTTATCCCACGAATAACTTGTTTCATAAGAATCCTAATAGCTACATGAAATGAATGGTTAAACTGAACAGTCATAGTCATATTCATCATCCACTTCAGGATTAGAAATGCAGAAACGAATGATAATGTAACTACAGTAGGTAATTGTCGAAGTGTGCTCTATGTAAATAATGACCAGTCCCTCTATATCTATGACAAGTCCAACCACAACAGTTGGTGGGTGGTTATCTATACGCTTATCTTCTCAAGACTGACGTCGATAATAATGAATCTATGAATCACTTGTCACCAACGGAGTTGCGTTAGCAAAAAGCCTTCACTGATTTACTTATGAATAACAGTCACACCTCAGCATTAAATATACAGCTCTTTAGTCTGCTAATGTAGTCTGCTACTGAATCTATGAGTCACACGATACCAACAAACATTAATTGACTAAAATGAGGAATGACAGAATCCAACACCAGCAACAAGTGTTGACTGATTCACAAGAGCGGATCAGCGAGTCCCCTGCCAGGACAGATCATCGAGTTATGTGACAGGAAAAGTGCTAACTGATTCAGTAATGGATCACCGAGTTATGGGGATCAAGGAATCATTTTAACACTGATGTCTTAATATAATTTTAGTAAAACCTTTCTAGAACGAGCTGAGAAGAACCCGCTGGTAACGAATAGgtaagaaaagcctccccttactTTAgtcgatgtaatatatatatatatatatatatatatatatatatatatatatatatatatatatatatagcaaatggtCAGGGACTTAAAAGTATACATCGTTCATTGTATTACGTACTGATAAGCCGCGTCGTAATTTATGACTGCCAGACTGCTATGAGCTCTAGGTGATCTTGAAAACAGCAGCAGTAATGCTTCTATTATCGTGGATATGACTATGCACTCACTgcattctattaaaaaaaaaactagaggttaTCAATGCCTAAAAAGATATGCACTTGAAATGAGTGATGTAATAAACACTCAAAACGCTGCAAAAGTTAGGTTTTTctaattatatactatagtagattcacatcaaccgtgcatttgatgtctaggccagtcccttacgacgttcctgattggctgttgataagccaatcacagggctggaaactctcggtctcactcgagagttcacataggcaggatgtatgttccacctctcatgagggatactttcgaaagacgtatccctcaggagaagttgaACATACACActacccatgtgaattctcgagagagacagagtttccacccctatgattggcttatcaacagccaatcaggagcgtcgtaagggactggactagacatcaaatgcacggttgatgtgaatctagtatagtatAGCGGTTCTCAACATTTTTTTGGCCTATGCACCCCTTTCCAAAATTATCCGCCTCAAAAGGTGCCTTCtaaataatatgcaaataaatactaAGACAAACATACACAACCTAgtggagagaaagcccagcgtgacctctcacTAGTGCTGAAAAATACACGGTGCGTTTTGTGCAGTCCTAAAGctagtttgagcctgccaatctgtggtcacaaatTCCCCAATGAAACTGAAACTCCCCCATGGGGAGGCATTCCCCCTGGTTGCTAATCACTGATATAGAGTATAGATTGTGACCCCAGTACGTCTCTGTATGCAGATACTAACGAATGCTACATCAGCGTCACGACAATTTACTAATCATTTATGAAAACCTGTTACAAATTCATGATGGATAATACTGAATGACCTTACATTCTATATCAATGGTAGAAACTTAATATGAACGATGACTAACCTTTAAAATAAATGCGTCATAGAGATTTGTCCCTCGTGATCAGTCTCTCCAAAAATTTACCTTAATAAAACGAcaaacttaaaataattttttctaaaagGATTCGAATTGGGAATAATTACCCTCCACACCCTATCTGGGCCTAGCACTACAACCGGCAAAGCGATAAGGAAGAGTGAGGGGTGGGGCTCAATAAATAAGTGCCTTTTAAGCAAGCAACTGGATTATTAGTGTTAATGCCCCAATTTACCTATTGCTACAATTGTTGACATAGTTTGTGACGttgaaagttcctcgttggacgagtggttttcgcgctcggcttccaatccggtggtccgaagttcgattctcggcgctgccaacgtggaatcagaggaatttatttctggtgattagaaatgcatttctcgatataatgtggttcggatcccacaataagatgtaggtcacgttgctagttgaccaattggttcctagtcacgtaaaaaatatctaatccttcgggccagccctaggagagctgttaaccagctcggtggtctggtaaaactaggacATACTTAACTTTTGTGACgttgaaaacaaataataaacaacaatttATTGAGACGAGACAGTTTTATATGATGTGCAGTTCAGGAACGCGAATGTTACCCCCAccgccccacccaacccccccaaaCAAAGAGAGTATAGCATAGCACGGGTTTTCATTTCTTCACTGAGTATTGCTGTCTTCCAGATATTTACTTTGGTAGTTCTGAGGGCCACGGAGAGATCGCCCATTCTCGACTGTCTGCTAGCAGCAACATCAGAGGGAATGACAGCCATACAGGATTTGCTGTTAGCTGCCGTGACCCGACCTGACCTCTcgggtattgtttacggagcgatggtcttctctctctcgcataaTCTGGGTGAGGTGGGAATCAGGCTCGCCCTGACCAAGGTAAGAAAGAGGTCATCATGGTCACCCGTTTGCGGAAATATATTCTACAACTGATGGAAACATATGTTGAGAACACGACACAGTACCAGCTGTATAagcgacaagagagagagagagagagagagagatctggatgTCACTTAGGTGTAGACCTTCATTGTCAATGACGTCATCGTAATGCATAGAGGTTTCATTTGCACTGTTTTTCTCCAGTGTAATGAATAATATTAAGGAACAAAAAATAactgtgtataataataataataataataataataataataatacaattgatGGAAACATATGGTGAAAAGACACAGCACCAGCTGTATAagcgacgacgagagagagagagagagagagagagagagagagagagagagagagagagagagagtctggatgTCACTCGGTGTAGACCTTCAATTGTCAATGACGTCATCGTAATGTATAGAGGTTTCATTTAGTACTGTATCTGTCACTAGtgtaataagaaagaaagagagagagagagagagagagagagagagagagagtgagtctggaTGTCACTCGGTGTAGACCTTCAATTGTCAATGACGTCATCATAATGCATAGAGGTTTCATTTAGTACTGTATCTGTCACTagcgtgaaaagagagagagagagagagagagagagagagagagagagagagagagtcggatgTCCCCTCTGTGTAGACCTTCAATTGTCATTGACGTCATCGTAATGTATAGAGGATTTTCATTTAGTACTGATCTGTCACTAGtgtaataagaaagaaagagagagagagagagagagagagaagaggagagagagagagagagagagagagagagtctggatgTCCCTCGGTGTAGACCTTCAATTGTCATTGACGTCATCGTAATGTATAGAGGTGTCATTTAGTACTGTATCTGTCACtagcgtgaagagagagagagagagagagagagagtgagtctggaTGTCCCTCGGTGTAGACCTTCAATTGTCAATGACGTCATCGTAATATATAGAGGTTTCATTTAGTACTGTATCTGTCACTAGcgtaaagagagaggagagagagagagagagacgagagagagagcgagagtgtcTGGATGTCACTCGGTGTAGACCTTCAATTGTCAATGACGTCATCATAATGTATAGAGGTTTTATTTAGTACTGTATCTGTCACTagtgtaataagagagagagagagagagagagagagagagtgtgtctggATGTCACTCGGTGTAGACCTTCAATTGTCAATGACGTCATCGTAATGTATAGAGGTTTCATTTAGTACTGTTTCTGTCACTAGTGCAATGAAtaatatttaggaaaaaaaaatttctgtatacattaataataataataataataataataataataatatattaataataataataataataatgctcatactagcatgagtcttgaaatggagaaactggGCCACAGTTACGTATGtgcaaatatatttatagataaatctCAACAGCAAGCTTTCGGAAAACTGTTCAATTCCCTATTGAAATCAGATTGAAAAGGATATAAGTACATATAAATAACTGGTTTTATTTCTCTTATGATaatacataatgataataatacacgATTAACAGACCCAGCATATGGGAATCAAGAACTTCAGGGTTAAGTGATTATAGAGCAGTACTCATCATTTCACTTGTTGGGGAAATCTCCACCTCTCCTGTATTGTAAATCTCCTCTTTTGGAGGTTCGTACCCACCTCGGTCTCCTCCTCATCAAGAGGTGGTTTTCCACGGGGTGATAACGAAAGCTTATTACTCTCTGTCTCTGGTCGCGGCTATAATTGAGATAGTATTGCATTTCTCATCCCCAGATAGGCGGCGAGAGCGAAATAGGCAGACTCTTCGGCATCTTGGCGCTGCAGGAGACAGCGATGACCTGGGCCAAGGATGTCGCTTTCAGGAGCTTTTGGGATGCCACCAGAGACAACTTGCCGACGTCCCAGCACGTCCTTTCGGCATCCTTCGCATTGCTCAACAGCACCGTGCTATTTGGGGTCTTCTTCTCCCAAAGGAACCTGGCGAGCAGAGGACGCGAGGAGGGGAGGGAATTTGTAGTCGACGGAAATATCAAGACTGAAGCTAGTAAGGTCGCCGTTAAATCTGCTCAGGGTTGTGACAATACATCGTTTGAAAAGGACTGCAGGTTCTGATAATCTACGTAGGTTGGGTGGGCAGAATCCGTTAGGTCCACACCAGGCCGCCCCTTCTCTTTTTAGCACCTTTGCGTAAGGTCCCGTAAAACGAGAGCTTCGCCTAaaccaaccaatcaatcaatcaagcggTTCACTTGAGCAACATTTTGGATCTGATCATCGAATACCTCCAATAAGAAAGGGATTCGATTGCgtttctattaaaaaaacaatagagGAGATAAACCTTACTTGTAACGAGTCATATTTATATGCTTAAGGTATTCTTATAACAATTTGATGTTTCGTCCTCGTGAACCTCAGAGAGGGACTCACTGATCAGGAGGCCATGTTGGAATTCACGTAagaaagtatatcttacttttaccagaccactgagctgattaacagctctcctagggctggcccgaatgattggatatttttacgtggctagtaaccaattggtcacctagcaacgggacctacagcttattgtaggatccgacccacattatatcgagaaattaatttctatcatcagaaataaattcctctgattccgcgttggccgatgGAATTCACGTAATCTGTCATTCTTAACTCTAGCTTGAGAGTTGTTTTAAGTAAATGATAAGAAGATGGATCTTTCCTAGAGAGTGAGGGTCGTTATCTAGGtcattatatttaaagatatttacatgttttaatgtaatctccaacgggcttgtactaaacacgactttgcaaaggtggatacataccggttaTTAAAACCCTTGGGTATACCTATAGGGAAGATCCAAAACGATAGTACAGTTTCATGTTTTGTCGCACCTCGTTATATCttaaattttctttctgttttctttaaaagattcGTTCTATTgttgaaaaaatccacaattatatattaaaatatatttctatgtaaaaaacaaagactttcgaacacctgaatggcgttcctcatcagtgtagacgttaaaatgCAAATGGAGAGGATAGTTTCCTCCTAAGGAGCAtctaagaaggtgatgaggaacaccgttcaggttcgaaagtctttgttttttgcatagaaatatattttagtatataattgtggattttttaacaatttgttttcacgagactgaatttcttaacattcgTTCTATTGTTTGTCAGCTGCTTTCACAACTTATTCTATAAATGTTATTCCCGAATAAGACTCTGTGCGTTTTCTTTAACCTGTCTGCCGACATTGTTTACGATTTAGTGATAATTTGAGCTTATGTAGCTAGTTTTATTAAGAATCAATGTTGCTGTTGATTGAAAATGATTCATGTTAAGATTTTGAATATAGTGTGGATTTGACGTTATTTAGTAAGTGaggaaaatattgtgaatttattGCAGAACTGAAATTGTCCAACTCATGAAAATAAGTTTGTGGATTAAATAATTCGGAGTGGTTTAAGAAGTGGAATTAGAATTGTGGACTGAATTGTGATCTGAGACTGTCCACAATCAGACAGATTTCATGAAATGGGCGAAGGACTAAAAGGCTGACCAACTCTTATAAAACTGATACAGCCTAATAACTTAAGTTACGATTTAATGGCATGGaatatgaggtctttcagcgctgaaacggaaactgagaacagaaaggtttgaaagtgataacaggaagaaaacttcacagtgaaacaattgttaggagagggcgaatagcaagatggaagaaagagaatatgaaccgaggtacagtaaaaggaatgaaagggtttgcagctaggggcgaagggacgctgcaaagaaccttaagtaacgcctacagtgcacctcgtgaagtgcactgacagcactacaccCTAACGGGATTTACGATTTAATTAACATTTTCAGTAATAGAAAATGCAACCATTCACGAGGAACTAGTCAAAAAGGAGGGGAAAACGTCCAAAACGCACAAAATGAGAGAGTAAAAGGTAAGTGTTAACATATCACTTAGTAAAGTGTCCATCACGAAAAGGGTCCCGTACGGGCCTGGTTGAGCTGAATTCCACTCATATTTGCTTGGTCTGTGGATCTCTCCAGGGCCAGCGGAGTCGGCTGGAAAGACCGTCGTGTCGGGCTATCAGCCTCATTCCTAAAGACTTGATGGAAATCAGAAGACTGAACCCACGATCTAGAAACAACAGGTccggtgtatttttatgtaacgGACCATAATCTGTGACGTCACCCAAACCGGTCGGAGCGACAATTTTCTGATGTAAACagggataattgcctttgttacacttCGAAATGCGATTTGATAAATATCCTTTTTTAGATTTAAACGATGAATGCGATTTTGGAcgtatgaaatattgtagtttatGTGAATATCAATATTGGCGCAATCaaataggcgaaatgttgcacaaataaggtttttttttatgtgaaactgacgggatcctggagactgaggtcacgggatttttttttcacgGTTTTTTAAATCTTccctgtcttgtccttgtgtgcagTTGGGACCTTGTTTTCAATTGTTTTCAAGTTGACTTCCTTTTGTAAGTTTTCCGTTGGCGCGAGTCCGAATTTTACTTCATGTATATTACTAAATTTACGTAGTTCAATTTTGTGAGAAAATTGTGAACgccaattttatcacaaaattaaactacgtaaatttaacaaaatacatgaactgaaagccGGACTCGCACCAAAGGaaaacttacaaaaggaaatcaacttttaaaaaattcacaaccAGGTCCCAActgcacacaaggacaagacagggAAGATTTAAAAAACcgtgaaaaaaaaatcccgtgACCTCAGTCTCCAAGACCCCGTCAGTCTCTAAAAGTTTCACACAAAAAAgccttatttgtgcaacatttcaccaattcgatttctccaatatcgatattcacatgaactacaatatttcatatgtccaaaatcgtattcatcgcttaaatctatggagggatatttattaaatcgcatttcaaagcgtaacaaaggcaattatccctctgtttacatcagtaaattgtcgcttcgaccggtttgggtgacgtcacaaaatcacacGCGCAAATGAGTCCCAAATTCGTCGCTATTACTATATCGTCACTGTACCCATCGGGTGGCGTCCCCTAGAAGAAGTtaaaaacgttatatatatatatatatatatatatatatatatatatatatatatatatatatatacatctatatattatatatacacacacacatatatatatatatatatatatatatacacacacaatacatatatatatatatatatatatatatatatatatatatatata from Macrobrachium nipponense isolate FS-2020 chromosome 23, ASM1510439v2, whole genome shotgun sequence includes these protein-coding regions:
- the LOC135200366 gene encoding uncharacterized protein LOC135200366 isoform X1, coding for MFTRKTVQISGNDAGNSFISKCRRAAQYLYLLLIVVLKLGGDNAVEFVERNLRLQRFCRLHENFTAHECDFMDHDNFTYVKNTTNAREEHFVTVTNWISVPVSLLVISLAASWSDRHGRKCLIKASVVGYFLAALSYTLFTIIESLPVEVLLTATILRSMVGGPSLFLTAVFSMMIDKTDFEARPMRLGRAVNVIIVGRSTGLATGLVYQDLPFWTLFVALLYYILVMFVATKFLKEVAPEFEGRVPPRCRNSCADFLHPKNASDLVLVAFKKRPGRRRVHLLLIFFVTFFLLCSPPSFLPEWETTYLGWDSLQVIIVSAAFIIGGQIFTLVVLRATERSPILDCLLAATSEGMTAIQDLLLAAVTRPDLSGIVYGAMVFSLSHNLGEVGIRLALTKIGGESEIGRLFGILALQETAMTWAKDVAFRSFWDATRDNLPTSQHVLSASFALLNSTVLFGVFFSQRNLASRGREEGREFVVDGNIKTEASKVAVKSAQGCDNTSFEKDCRF
- the LOC135200366 gene encoding uncharacterized protein LOC135200366 isoform X2 translates to MFTRKTVQISGNDAGNSFISKCRRAAQYLYLLLIVVLKLGGDNAVEFVERNLRLQRFCRLHENFTAHECDFMDHDNFTYVKVLLTATILRSMVGGPSLFLTAVFSMMIDKTDFEARPMRLGRAVNVIIVGRSTGLATGLVYQDLPFWTLFVALLYYILVMFVATKFLKEVAPEFEGRVPPRCRNSCADFLHPKNASDLVLVAFKKRPGRRRVHLLLIFFVTFFLLCSPPSFLPEWETTYLGWDSLQVIIVSAAFIIGGQIFTLVVLRATERSPILDCLLAATSEGMTAIQDLLLAAVTRPDLSGIVYGAMVFSLSHNLGEVGIRLALTKIGGESEIGRLFGILALQETAMTWAKDVAFRSFWDATRDNLPTSQHVLSASFALLNSTVLFGVFFSQRNLASRGREEGREFVVDGNIKTEASKVAVKSAQGCDNTSFEKDCRF